One Aquamicrobium sp. genomic region harbors:
- a CDS encoding ABC transporter ATP-binding protein: MSEIILSGRGVVKRFAGLTATENVDFDIPAGAIYGLIGPNGAGKSTLFNLITGYYALSEGEIRFKGQSLAGIPTYRRNQMGIARAFQISKPFPALTVRENIRVGAMFGRPEKVDHEKVVDEALAITGITDIADRTAEGLTVGTLRKLEIARAIATRPSLLLADEPCAGLNPTETQEMVNCLRNVRNKGITVWLVEHDMKAVTSICDRIIVIDAGRKIAEGTPAEVVSDPKVISAYLGAPVEEPAA; the protein is encoded by the coding sequence ATGAGCGAGATCATCCTTTCCGGCCGCGGCGTGGTCAAGCGGTTCGCCGGCCTGACGGCGACCGAGAATGTCGATTTCGACATCCCCGCCGGTGCGATCTACGGCCTGATCGGCCCCAACGGCGCCGGCAAGTCGACACTGTTCAACCTGATCACCGGCTATTACGCGCTGAGCGAGGGGGAGATCCGCTTCAAGGGCCAGTCGCTCGCCGGCATCCCGACCTATCGCCGCAACCAGATGGGCATCGCCCGCGCTTTCCAGATCTCCAAGCCGTTCCCGGCGCTCACGGTGCGCGAGAACATACGTGTCGGCGCGATGTTCGGCCGGCCGGAAAAGGTCGATCATGAAAAGGTCGTCGACGAGGCGCTCGCCATCACCGGCATCACCGACATCGCCGACCGGACCGCCGAGGGGCTGACCGTCGGCACGCTGCGCAAGCTGGAGATCGCCCGCGCCATCGCCACGCGGCCGAGCCTGCTGCTCGCCGACGAGCCCTGCGCCGGCCTCAACCCGACCGAGACGCAGGAAATGGTCAACTGCCTGCGCAATGTCCGCAACAAGGGCATCACCGTCTGGCTGGTCGAGCACGACATGAAGGCCGTGACCAGCATCTGCGACCGCATCATCGTCATCGATGCCGGCCGCAAGATCGCCGAGGGAACGCCGGCCGAAGTGGTGTCCGACCCCAAGGTGATCTCGGCCTATCTCGGCGCGCCCGTCGAGGAGCCGGCTGCCTGA
- a CDS encoding branched-chain amino acid ABC transporter permease translates to MNRSLALLLGLAAVVVIAVLPIWMGPFYTRVAQLFFFSAGLAIAWNILGGFSGYWSFGHTAFIGMGAFAAAHLVGQIGPVGSGPWSMIVPVVFAGLLCGLFALVIAYPILRLRGIYFAIAMLGVGQVVGELVNNIRWFQGGVGVFLAAPVPAGMPPEDFFYYVFAALLIVCFVVSVLVRNSRFGYALLAVREDEDTAMMLGVATERYKILAFVLSATLVGTLGAVYGYSVGYFTTYTVFRLDFSLNMIVFCLIGGIGTLFGPIIGTAIMLFLTQVLLSRFLDIHLLITGALVVAIILLVPGGILGAVKQKFARRAPAAKSVEA, encoded by the coding sequence ATGAACCGCTCCCTCGCTTTGCTTCTCGGCCTTGCCGCAGTGGTCGTCATCGCCGTCCTGCCGATCTGGATGGGGCCATTCTATACCCGCGTCGCCCAGCTCTTCTTCTTCTCGGCCGGGCTCGCCATCGCTTGGAACATCCTCGGCGGCTTCTCCGGTTATTGGAGCTTCGGCCACACGGCCTTCATCGGCATGGGCGCCTTCGCCGCCGCCCATCTCGTCGGCCAGATCGGGCCGGTGGGCTCCGGCCCGTGGTCGATGATCGTGCCGGTGGTGTTCGCGGGGCTGCTGTGCGGGCTGTTCGCGCTGGTCATCGCCTATCCGATCCTGCGCCTGCGCGGCATCTACTTCGCCATCGCCATGCTCGGCGTCGGCCAGGTCGTCGGCGAGCTGGTCAACAACATCCGCTGGTTCCAGGGTGGCGTCGGCGTGTTCCTCGCCGCGCCCGTGCCCGCCGGCATGCCGCCGGAGGACTTCTTCTACTACGTCTTCGCCGCCCTGCTGATCGTCTGTTTCGTCGTCTCGGTGCTGGTGCGCAACTCGCGCTTCGGCTATGCGCTGCTGGCCGTGCGCGAGGACGAGGACACCGCCATGATGCTCGGCGTCGCCACGGAGCGCTACAAGATACTGGCGTTCGTCCTGTCGGCGACGCTGGTCGGAACCCTCGGCGCGGTCTACGGCTACAGCGTCGGCTATTTCACGACCTACACCGTCTTCCGCCTCGATTTCAGCCTCAACATGATCGTTTTCTGCCTGATCGGCGGCATCGGCACCCTGTTCGGGCCGATCATCGGCACTGCCATCATGCTGTTCCTGACGCAGGTACTCCTGTCGCGCTTCCTCGACATCCACCTCTTGATCACCGGCGCGCTCGTCGTCGCCATCATCCTGCTCGTGCCGGGCGGCATACTGGGCGCGGTGAAGCAGAAATTCGCCCGCCGCGCGCCGGCCGCAAAGAGCGTGGAGGCATGA